The Desulfuromonadaceae bacterium genomic sequence CTGGTCAATAATTTTCGTCCCAGTACGTCAGCGCCGGGGCATCATATGACCATGATTCAGGCGCTGCCGAAAACAATCGGGTTGCCTAAAACGCGCATGGTGGTTCTGGACGCCCTGAGGCGCAAGCGAAACGTTGCCGATTATCTTGGCGGCTACGTCGATCAAACTGCTCTCGACAGTTGTATTGATGAAGCTGAATTATTGTTGAACGATGTCGAAGTCTGGATCGCCGAGCATCGAAAAGAACTCCTGTCCTCGTGAATGATAAGGAAGTCTATGCGTTTCATCCATACCTCCGACATTCATCTCGGCAAAACCTACCGCAACTCCCAAGGTGAAGCCGAACGCTACAACGACTTCTTCGCCTGCCTGTCCGGGATCGTCGCCGATGCCGTCAACGAGCAGGTCGATGCCGTCCTGATCGGCGGCGACCTCTTTCATGTTGGCCAGATCCTGCCGAAAACCTTCGCCAGAACCATCGCAGCACTGCAACCGCTCAAGGACGCCGGTATTCCTTGTGTCGCCATCGAGGGGAATCACGACTGGATTCATCGTCGCGACAGCATCTCGTGGATGGAGGCGCTGTCGCAGATGGGCTACATCAAACTGTTGCGCCCGTCCCGCACCGAGGACGGCGGCTACCGCTTCGATCGATTTGATGAAGAAACCGGCAGGGGCGGACATATCGAGATCGACGGTGTTAATATCTACGGCCTCGGTTACATCGGCGCGCAGGCGGGGAGTCATGTCGCGCGCATCTGTGACGCAGTGACGACCGAACGCAACCTGTTGCTGTTTCATGTCGGTATCTGGACCTTTTCGCCGGTGGAGATCGGCAATATGCAGCCGGATGAGTCGCACCCCCTGGCGGAAACGTTCAGCTATGTGGCTCTCGGCCACGGTCATAAACCGTATATCGTTATGACACCGGAAGGCAACCCCTATGCCTATAATCCCGGTGCGCCGG encodes the following:
- a CDS encoding HEPN domain-containing protein, translated to MTLENLLKTGQLSEYSARADEVQRLLEAARRNIADAKVAAISLETRFDAAYKAIMQMAMTALLVNNFRPSTSAPGHHMTMIQALPKTIGLPKTRMVVLDALRRKRNVADYLGGYVDQTALDSCIDEAELLLNDVEVWIAEHRKELLSS
- a CDS encoding exonuclease SbcCD subunit D, whose amino-acid sequence is MRFIHTSDIHLGKTYRNSQGEAERYNDFFACLSGIVADAVNEQVDAVLIGGDLFHVGQILPKTFARTIAALQPLKDAGIPCVAIEGNHDWIHRRDSISWMEALSQMGYIKLLRPSRTEDGGYRFDRFDEETGRGGHIEIDGVNIYGLGYIGAQAGSHVARICDAVTTERNLLLFHVGIWTFSPVEIGNMQPDESHPLAETFSYVALGHGHKPYIVMTPEGNPYAYNPGAPERVNFGEQKYDKGYYLVTVTDADFSAEFKSTAPRPMAVATVNLEGAGNVEEALERFTAQIKEHLPEEDARRPLLELKLVGKVAFHPFEIGRERLRLALDEIANPLHVEIKNHLSMVSHCGAGDISRKSLEEIENEVLHDLIKTGSDYQGREEELIRLSLALKNAVQKGVDGDELLAILDARRD